Below is a genomic region from Mycolicibacter hiberniae.
GAAGATGTTGGCGGGCAAGCCGTTCAAGAAGGAAGCGGCGATCGCCAAGATGATCTCCTCGGAGGCGGCGATGGACAACGCCCGCGATGCCACCCAGATTCACGGCGGCTACGGCTTCATCAACGAATACCCGGTGGCCCGGCACTACCGGGACAGCAAGATCCTGGAGATCGGCGAGGGCACCACCGAGGTGCAGCTGATGCTCATCGCGCGGTCGCTGGGACTGTGACCACCGGCCCGTGCCGCGGAATGCACAACGGCGAGCCAAACGGAGAGGGAAGCGGTATGACGAAGACGGTCGAGCAGCGGGGGCTGTGGTTCGAGGAGTACGAGATCGGCACGGTCTACGCCCACCGGCCCGGGCGCACCATCACCGAGGCCGACAACGTGCTGTTCACCACCTTGACCATGAACACCCAGTCACTGCACCTGGATGCGGCCTGGGCGGCTCAGCAGCCGGGGTTCCGTGGTGAGCGCCTGGTGAACTCGATGTTCACCCTCTCCACGCTGGTCGGTCTGTCGGTGGCCCAGCTGACGCTGGGCACCATCGTGGCGAACCTGGGCTTCTCGGAGGTGTCGTTCCCCCGGCCGGTGTTTCACGGTGACACCCTGTACGCGGAGACGGTGTGTACCGACAAGCGGGAGTCCAACAGCCGTCCCGGTGAGGGAATCGTGACCTTGGAGCACGTCGGGCGTAACCAGAACGGCGACGTCGTCGCCCGGGCGGTACGCACCACGCTGGTGCGCAAGCGTCCCGCCGAGGACCAGCGGTGAGCCGCCGATGAGCACCGGCCCGGCCTGGCTGTTCTGCCCTGCGGACCGGCCGGAGCGCTACGCCAAAGCGGCCGCGGTGGCCGACGTGGTGATCCTGGATCTGGAAGACGGCGTGGCCGCAGCGGATCGGCCCGCCGCGCGGGAGGCATTGCGGCGCACCCCCCTTGATCCCGAACGCACGGTGGTCCGGGTGAACCCGGCAGGTACCGACGATCAGGCCCGTGACCTCGAGGCGCTGGCCGACACCGCCTACACCACCGTGATGCTGGCCAAGACCGAATCCGCCGCGCAGGTCGCCGCACTGGCGCCCCGTCAGGTGGTGGCCCTGATCGAGACCCCGCGCGGCGCAGTGTTCTGCGCGGAGATCGCCGCCGCCGACCAGTGCGTGGCGATGATGTGGGGAGCCGAGGATCTGGTCGCGGCCATGGGCGGCGGCTCGAGCCGCCACAGCGACGGCCGGTACCGCGATGTGGCCCGGCATGTGCGTTCCAGTGTCCTGTTGGCGGCCTCGACATTCGGCCGGACCGCCTTGGACGCCGTCTACCTGAACATCGGCGACCTGGACGGACTGCGGGCCGAAGCACTCGATGGCGCCGCGGTCGGATTCGCTGCTACGGTGTGCATCCACCCGAGCCAGGTCGCGGTGGTCCGGGACGCCTACCGGCCGGCCCCCGAGCGGGTCGACTGGGCGCGCCGGGTGCTCGCCGCCGCGAAGAGCGAGCGCGGGGTGTTCGCGTTCGAAGGGCAGATGGTCGACTCGCCGGTGCTGCGTCACGCCGAAGCGATCCTGCGGCGAGCGGAATGACCCACCAGGAGGACTGACCGCGCATGCGCATCACCCAGATCGTCGAGACATCGGTGCCGTTGCGTGGCGCGATCGCCAACGCCCTGGTGGACTTCTCCCGCCATACGGTGTCACTGGTCGCCGTCGTCAGCGACCAGATCCGCGACGGCAGGCCGGTGACCGGCGTCGCGTTCAACTCGATCGGCCGGTTCGCCCAGGGCGGCATCCTGGCCGATCGGATGATCCCGCGGGTGCTGCGGGCGGCACCCGATGCGCTGCTCGACGACACCGGCCGGATCGATCCGGCCCGGGTGCTGCAGTGTGCCATGGCCGACGAGAAGCCCGGCGGGCACGGCGACCGGGCCGGTGCGGCGGCGGCGCTGGAACTGGCCTGCTGGGACCTCAACGCCAAGCTGGCCGACGAACCCGCCTACCGCACCATCGCCGGGTATTTCGGCAGGGAGTTTCTCGGGGAGCCCGTCCCCGCCGCCGTGCCGGTGTATGCCGCCGGCGGGTACTACTACCCGGGCGACGGCCCGCAGACCGGACTGCAGCGGCTGCGGACCGAGATCCGCGGCTACCTCGATCTGGGCTACGACGCGGTCAAGATGAAAATCGGCGGGGCCCCGATGAGTGCGGACCTGGCGCGCATCGAGGCCGTGATCGACATCCTCGGCGGCGGTGACCGGGTCGCGGTCGACGCCAACGGCAGGTTCGACGAGTCCGCGGCGGTCCAGTGGGCCAAGGCGCTGCACCCCTATGGGCTGCGCTGGTACGAGGAGCCCGGCGACCCGCTCGACTTCGCGTTGAATGCCGCAGTCATCGCCGGTTACGACGGCGCCGTCGCCACCGGGGAGAACCTCTTCTCGGTACGCGACGCGACCAACCTGGTCCGCTACGGAGGTATGCGGCCCGGTGTCGACATCTTCCAGATGGACGCCGGGCTCAGCTACGGGCTGACCGAGTACGCCCGGATGATCGAGGTCCTGGAGAGCAACGGCTTCGACCGCCGCTGCGCCTTCCCGCACGGCGGACACCTGATCAACCTGCACATCGTGGTCGGGCTCGGCCTGGGCGGCTGTGAGTCCTACCCGGGGGTGTTCGCGCCGTTCGGCGGCTACGCGCCCGGCTGCGTCCTGGAGCGGGGCACCATCGCGCCCACCGACGCCCCGGGTTTCGGTCTGGAACAAAAGCCCGACCTGGCCGCCGTGATCGCCGACCTGGTGGGATGAGCAGATGAAGATCGCGGTCATCGGTTGCGGCGCCATGGGTTCCATCTACGCGGCCAGACTGGCGGCGGCCGGCAACGACGTGCTGGCCGTGGACCGGTCAAGCGCGCACGTCGAAGCCATCGCCGCGCACGGCATGCGGGTCAGCGGACCCCAGCCCGACCAGGTGGTGCCCATGCGCGCGGTCACCACCGCGCCCCACGAGCCGATGGATCTGGTGATTCTGGCGGTCAAGGCCGCCGACGTCGCCGCCGGGGCCGCGCAGGCACTGCCGCTGCTCGGCGAGGACACCCCGGTGCTGACCATCCAGAACGGGCTCGGCTCGGCCGGCACCGTGGCCGACATCGTCGGCGCGGGCCGGGTCGCGGTCGGCATCGCCAGCGGATTCGGGGCCTCGCGGCCCGCGCCCGGGCATGTGCACCACAACGCGATGCGGGCGGTCCGTTTCGGCGCCTACGCGGGGCTGCCGCTGCCGGTCGTCGACACCATCGCCCAGGTGTGGTCGGAGGCCGGTTTCGACGCCGCCGCCGTTGCCGACATCGCT
It encodes:
- a CDS encoding MaoC family dehydratase, producing the protein MHNGEPNGEGSGMTKTVEQRGLWFEEYEIGTVYAHRPGRTITEADNVLFTTLTMNTQSLHLDAAWAAQQPGFRGERLVNSMFTLSTLVGLSVAQLTLGTIVANLGFSEVSFPRPVFHGDTLYAETVCTDKRESNSRPGEGIVTLEHVGRNQNGDVVARAVRTTLVRKRPAEDQR
- a CDS encoding HpcH/HpaI aldolase/citrate lyase family protein, which produces MSTGPAWLFCPADRPERYAKAAAVADVVILDLEDGVAAADRPAAREALRRTPLDPERTVVRVNPAGTDDQARDLEALADTAYTTVMLAKTESAAQVAALAPRQVVALIETPRGAVFCAEIAAADQCVAMMWGAEDLVAAMGGGSSRHSDGRYRDVARHVRSSVLLAASTFGRTALDAVYLNIGDLDGLRAEALDGAAVGFAATVCIHPSQVAVVRDAYRPAPERVDWARRVLAAAKSERGVFAFEGQMVDSPVLRHAEAILRRAE
- a CDS encoding enolase C-terminal domain-like protein, yielding MRITQIVETSVPLRGAIANALVDFSRHTVSLVAVVSDQIRDGRPVTGVAFNSIGRFAQGGILADRMIPRVLRAAPDALLDDTGRIDPARVLQCAMADEKPGGHGDRAGAAAALELACWDLNAKLADEPAYRTIAGYFGREFLGEPVPAAVPVYAAGGYYYPGDGPQTGLQRLRTEIRGYLDLGYDAVKMKIGGAPMSADLARIEAVIDILGGGDRVAVDANGRFDESAAVQWAKALHPYGLRWYEEPGDPLDFALNAAVIAGYDGAVATGENLFSVRDATNLVRYGGMRPGVDIFQMDAGLSYGLTEYARMIEVLESNGFDRRCAFPHGGHLINLHIVVGLGLGGCESYPGVFAPFGGYAPGCVLERGTIAPTDAPGFGLEQKPDLAAVIADLVG
- a CDS encoding ketopantoate reductase family protein, whose product is MKIAVIGCGAMGSIYAARLAAAGNDVLAVDRSSAHVEAIAAHGMRVSGPQPDQVVPMRAVTTAPHEPMDLVILAVKAADVAAGAAQALPLLGEDTPVLTIQNGLGSAGTVADIVGAGRVAVGIASGFGASRPAPGHVHHNAMRAVRFGAYAGLPLPVVDTIAQVWSEAGFDAAAVADIAAMQWEKLICNAAYSAPCALTGMTVGQVMDDDTAMGPVSRATATEAWTVARAAGVAIAVADPVAHVRAFGAQMPDAKPSALLDHLARRVSEIDVINGAVVRTAAQVGVQAPVNSTLTALVKAVERQWMAR